The Paenibacillus sp. FSL H7-0357 nucleotide sequence CAGCATGTTGTTGGTATTCAGATCGGTGATCCCGAAAGGACTGATGAGGTCATTGCTCACTTCAATATAAGGAATTTCATCCGCTTTGCCATTTCCGTTCGGATCCTGCTCTTTGAATGCTTTCAATACATTGTATAAATCATCAAGGGTATCCGGCACTTCGAGACCCAGTTTGTCGAGCCAGGTTTTGTTGATTACAGGCTGGCGCGAGCTCTTTGGACGCGAGGGCAGTCTTGTGGCCAGAGAGTAGATTTTCCCGTCGGGAAAAGTGCTGATTTTCTTCATATCCGGCGTTTCTTCCATTGCCGCTTTCAGATTAGGCATATACTGATCAATATAATCATCCAGCGGACGGAAGTAGCTTAAGTTGTTGACGATGTCGGAATCGGAGAAGGTCTGATCCCCCAGTACCACATCCGGAAGGGTGCCGCTTGCTAACATAATGGATTTTTGCTCAGCCCAGTCGTTGGATGACATCACCTGCCAGTCAATCTTCACATTGGTGTTCTTCTCCAAATCCTTAAGCCACTGGTTCTGGGTAAAAGTATCGCCCATACTGCCCCAGCGGACAGTCAGAATCTTCAGGGTCACCGGCTCGCTTACAATCGGCAGACCCTCTTTATTGAACCCGCCCGTTTCGGTCGCCGCGGTATTGTTCTCCTTGTTGTTGCCGCCACAGCCGGCAAGTCCCATGACCATTACAGCTGCCAGAAGACCGGTCATCCATTTCTTTGCCGATGATTTCTTGCTCTGTTCACCCATTTCATAATCCCCCATTTCGATATATACATCCTCTTTGCAGTTCTAATCATACCTGCTTGCCGCTCAGCATTCCGGACACTTTGAACCTCTTATTCGGACTTCTGCATCCGCTTACAAAATATTGAAGCTGCAAAATTATCCGCGGCCTCATTTTAATAACAGTTTCCAGACTTTTGTTTGCGCTTTCCGGACTTTGCGCCGAAACGGCATCTTGTTCTTATGTTTTTTTCAACTAAAGGTTTTATAATGATTTTGTTACTTATAAAAACGCATTCATAGAAATGGCTGCGCAGGAAAGGATACTGGATTTGGGAACTATGACCAATACAACTTCAGGTAAAGCAGTAACCAAACTGTACCCTGTTCGTCATTATGTGAAAGTTATGCTTCTGATTTCATTCTCCGTGCTTGTTCTGGATTTGGCAATCAGCATCGCTTCTATTTTTATCGTCAAGCAGCAGTCCACAAGGTATTTGCAGGATACCGCTGACCTCTATATCAACCGGATCAATCATGATTTTGCTTACATTAATCACTATATGGGCTGGACACTGGCCAATGATGAAAGCCTCAACACGATGAACGCTTTCCGGATCAACAGCATCGAGTTCTTAAAAGCAAATGAAAACCTGCATAAACGGTTCACCGAGCTGCAGAAAAACTACGGACTGGAGTATAACTTCTTCTACTATTTAAAGAATCAGTCCTACTTTCTGAATTGCGCACTGATCAGCGTGACCTATACCGACTATCGGGAGCTCAAGAAACAGATCATTTCCTATATAGATGATAAAGAGCTGTACGAGAAGTTTTATTCCAAATGGACGCCTGTCCTCGTAAACGGCAAATATTATGTGATCAACATTGTTCCCTATTATAACCGCTATCTCATCGGTCTCATCTCGGCGGATCATCTGATCCGCCCGCTGCGCCAGATCAATCTGGGAGCCAACGGTTATGCATCCCTGGTGGATGAGAGCGGCATCAGCCTTACCAGCCCGGTCTCCAACAGCGGAAAAGTGCTTCAGAACAATGATGGCGTTTTCAATCGGCTGCAGCCCCGTACCACGATCAGCAGTGAATTCACGAGTACAACGTTCAGCGCTGAGATGGTTATTAAATTTGGAGCCTTTGAGAAAATCATGATCGCCCAGCTGCTCATTATGCTGCTGTTCTTCATAGTCACCTCAACGATATGTGTCGTTATGCTCTTTTTCAAACGAAGGGTACTTGGCCCGATCCAAAGCTTCTCCGAGAATCTGGCACGCATTAATGAAGACGGGCAGCCGGCGGATCTGAAGAGCAGCAAGCTTATTGAGCTGGAACAGGCAAATGACCAGTTCAAAGACCTGGTGGAGCAGATCAAAACATTTAAAATTGCCATGTACGAGCAGGAACTGGAGAAACAGCAAATCCAGCTGGACTATATGAAGCAGCAGATTAAACCGCATTTTTTCCTTAACTGCCTGACCAGCATTTACAGCATGGCGCAAATTCAAATGTATCAGGAGATCGAAGATATGGCGATGTCGACCTCCAAGTATTTCCGTTATTTGTTCCAGAACGGCGAGAATTTTGTTCCGCTGGAGAATGAACTTGAGCATGTGCGGATGTATCTGGAAATTCAGCGTCAACGTTACCGGGATGCCTTTATCTATCATATCGAGCTGGCTGAACAGGCTGGCACCGTGATGATTCCTCCGCTCGTGCTGCAAACCTTCATTGAGAACTCCATTAAATATGCGATTTCCAGAGATTCGGAAGTGCAGATTAAGCTTACCGTCAGACGTTGCGTGAACGAGGAAGAAGACACTGAGCTGACTATTATCCAAATTTCTGACACCGGACCGGGCTTTCCGCCGGAGGTTCTGGAGAAACTTCATTCCGGATTGCCGCTGGATCAGACGAAAGGCACACATATCGGCATCATGAACACCCTTAAGCGCCTGGAATACCTTTATGCTAAAAAAGCGGCCGTCAGCTTCTCCAATTTGCCGGAAGGCGGCGCTGTTATCACGTTGACCCTGCCGGATCAGCCGGATCTATCATCAGGAATGGAGAGAAGCTTATGAATATATTACTTGTGGATGATGACTATTACGTAATTGCCGCCTTGCAGAAGAAAATAGATTGGAAGATGCTGAATATCGAAACTGTGTATACGGCCAATAACGTGGCGCAAGCGCGGGAAATTCTGGAGAAGCATTCGGTGCAAATTCTGATATCGGACATCGAAATGCCGCAGGGGAGCGGACTGGAGCTTCTGGCGTGGATTCGTGAGCAGAATTACAGTATTCAAGCCATCCTGCTTACCAATTATGCTGATTTCAATTATGCGCAGAAGGCCATCGAATTGCAAAGCTTTGAGTATTTTCTCAAGCCAATCGAATTTGACAAGCTGATGCTAATCATTCAAAAAGCTGTCGTGCGGGCAGCGGAGCAGCAAAGCAACGAGCAGGCGATTCGGGGCGGTTACTTCTGGCAAAAGAATCAAGCGAAAAATCTTGAGCATTTCTGGCGCAAGCTGGTCAGCAGCAGCACCTCCTTCCCGCTTAAACCGGGGGACATCGCCCATGCAATTGAAGAGCAGAACCTGTCCTATCAAATGGAAGATCTCCTGCAGCCCATATTGTTCAACCTATTTCCCCACAATGGAAGCATGGGCAAAGAAGAAAAAGGCCTGTTTGATTTTGCGCTGCTGAATGTGCTGTACGAACTGCTGAACCATCCGGGCTTCTCCATAGAAAGCATCCTGGAAGTTAAAGACTATAACTGGATCGCCATATTAAAATGGAACGACCCGCCGGAGGACGCCGGGGTGCTCAGAGCGTTCAGTGCCTCTTTTATCCAAAAAGCCAATCCCTACTTAAAATGCGATGTCTGCTGCAATATCGGCCTGCCTGGCACACTGAATAAGGTCGGTGTTATTCTCAAACAACTGCTGAATATGGATGAAGAGCTGACCAAATGCCGCAACCAGACCTTCTCCGTGGAAGAGTACTCCCGGCAAAATAAACCACTCTACCTTCCGCCGGATCTGGCACATCTGGAGGAGCTGCTTAATCAGAACAAGCTTGCCGATTTTCTTGGAGAATCCATCTCGCATCTGAACCATATGCTGAGCAACAAAGCTATCGACACCTCTGTCCTGGGCTTGTTCCGGCTGGATATTGTGCAGCTTGTGTATTCCTTCTTGAAGCTGAAGGGGATACAGGCGCATAAATTGTATACCGGCAAAACCAATGATCAGCTGCTGATGCATTCGCTGAGCTCCATTGAGGATATGGAGGAATATCTGAAGTATCTGGTCAACACCGCCATGGAATACCGCGACTTTGCCGCACAGCCCACTTCCATTGCCGAAGAGATCAAGGAGCATATCCATAAGCATTACGGGGATGATCTGACGCGCAATGACTTGGCGGAAATCGTCTATCTCAATCCGGATTATCTGGCCCGGCTGTTCAAGAGAGAGACCGGCGTCTCCCTCGGCAGCTATGTCATTCAAGTCCGGATCGCAGCCGCCAAGCACCTGCTGGAAACGACCCATATGTCCGTCTATACCATTGCCAATAAAACAGGGTACAACAACTACTCCTATTTCTCCAAGCTGTTCAAACAAGAGGTCGGCCTCTCACCCAACGAATATAAAAAGGAACAGCAGGCGCCGCCAGCACTGCATAATTACAAAGTATAGGCGAAGCGGGGGTGTCTATTGTTTAAGCGGGAATTGTTGCTAATTTCTTATAAAAAAAACAAAAAAAATCGCCCTTTTAGTAAAATGGAGGTACCACCCAACCACTTCAATAAGGAGCGATTTATTCTGGCGAGACTGCATCACTCACAATTATTTGCTGCTGAAGGCAAACATGATCTCCGCCTGGCAGACCAGTTCTCCGTCGACGGTGGCGGTTCCGTTGCCTTTGACAATCTGTCCCTTCACCCGGGTAACTTCGAATTCGAGCCGCAATTGGTCCCCCGGCTTTACTTGACGTTTGAAACGGCAATTGTCGATGCCCGTCAATAGTCCAATTCTATTGCTGTCTTCCTCTGAACTGGACATGGCAATGCCACTGGTCTGTGCCAAGGCCTCAACGATGAGCACCCCCGGCATAACCGGGTACTCGGGAAAATGTCCCGTGAAGAACGGCTCATTAACCGTCACATTTTTAATCGCTACCGCTCGTTTCCCCTCTTCAAGCTCGATGACTCTATCGACCAACAGAAATGGATATCGGTGCGGGATTAGCTCCTTGATTCTCTTAATATCAAACATAGAACGACTCCTTCCGGTTCAAATCATTACCATTTTACCACATTATAAAAAAGAGGAAGCAGCGAGTTAAACTCTCACTGCTTCCCATTTTTATAAAAGTTATAGGCTGAAGCCCAGCTCTACCAGATGAAAATATCTTTATCCAGCAATCTCAACACAGCTTCAATGAAGAAATAGTCTCCGTAAATAATCGGAATTTCTTTGATTTCACTGTGATATGCTCCCGTACCACCGCTGACAATCGAATCCTCTTCAGGATTCCAATTGCAGTATTTACGCTCGGTCGCCTGCAGAATCTTGATGGCGGAGCGGATATACAGCGGTTTCTCGTATTCGCTGACATGCCCGGCAATCTCAAGCAGACCGCAAGCCGCACATACCCCGGCAGTAGTGTCGTAACATACCGGTTCCGCCGGAGCACGGAAATCCACGAGCGGGATGTAGCCGGTCTCAGCAACATTTGCGATAAAATAATGGGCTACCTGCTTTGCTGCATCGAGATATTCCGTTTTTCCAGTGTGTTTATAGCTCAGAGCCATCCCGTAGACCGCCCATGCCTGGCCTCTGCTCCACGAAGAACCGCTGTCAAACCCCTGACCTCCGGGATTATCGATAAACTCCCCGTTCTCGGGGTCCAACATGACAATATGATTCGAAGAACCGTCACCACGGATTGTTGTCTTCAGCACAGTGTCCGCATGATGGATGGCAACCGCTTTAAATCTGGGGTCATTGACTTCCTTGGAGGCCCAATAGAGCAGCGGAATATTCATCATGCAGTCAATAATAATCCAGCCTGTACAATCATTCCCGGAATGAGAATTCCAGGCACGGATAAATTGTCCCAGCGGGTTGTAACGGCCAGCCAGCAGCGACGCGGCGTGCAATCCGCGGATTTTCGACTTTTCATTCCCGGTGATCCGGTAGTTCG carries:
- a CDS encoding sensor histidine kinase, which translates into the protein MTNTTSGKAVTKLYPVRHYVKVMLLISFSVLVLDLAISIASIFIVKQQSTRYLQDTADLYINRINHDFAYINHYMGWTLANDESLNTMNAFRINSIEFLKANENLHKRFTELQKNYGLEYNFFYYLKNQSYFLNCALISVTYTDYRELKKQIISYIDDKELYEKFYSKWTPVLVNGKYYVINIVPYYNRYLIGLISADHLIRPLRQINLGANGYASLVDESGISLTSPVSNSGKVLQNNDGVFNRLQPRTTISSEFTSTTFSAEMVIKFGAFEKIMIAQLLIMLLFFIVTSTICVVMLFFKRRVLGPIQSFSENLARINEDGQPADLKSSKLIELEQANDQFKDLVEQIKTFKIAMYEQELEKQQIQLDYMKQQIKPHFFLNCLTSIYSMAQIQMYQEIEDMAMSTSKYFRYLFQNGENFVPLENELEHVRMYLEIQRQRYRDAFIYHIELAEQAGTVMIPPLVLQTFIENSIKYAISRDSEVQIKLTVRRCVNEEEDTELTIIQISDTGPGFPPEVLEKLHSGLPLDQTKGTHIGIMNTLKRLEYLYAKKAAVSFSNLPEGGAVITLTLPDQPDLSSGMERSL
- a CDS encoding response regulator transcription factor; translated protein: MNILLVDDDYYVIAALQKKIDWKMLNIETVYTANNVAQAREILEKHSVQILISDIEMPQGSGLELLAWIREQNYSIQAILLTNYADFNYAQKAIELQSFEYFLKPIEFDKLMLIIQKAVVRAAEQQSNEQAIRGGYFWQKNQAKNLEHFWRKLVSSSTSFPLKPGDIAHAIEEQNLSYQMEDLLQPILFNLFPHNGSMGKEEKGLFDFALLNVLYELLNHPGFSIESILEVKDYNWIAILKWNDPPEDAGVLRAFSASFIQKANPYLKCDVCCNIGLPGTLNKVGVILKQLLNMDEELTKCRNQTFSVEEYSRQNKPLYLPPDLAHLEELLNQNKLADFLGESISHLNHMLSNKAIDTSVLGLFRLDIVQLVYSFLKLKGIQAHKLYTGKTNDQLLMHSLSSIEDMEEYLKYLVNTAMEYRDFAAQPTSIAEEIKEHIHKHYGDDLTRNDLAEIVYLNPDYLARLFKRETGVSLGSYVIQVRIAAAKHLLETTHMSVYTIANKTGYNNYSYFSKLFKQEVGLSPNEYKKEQQAPPALHNYKV
- the fabZ gene encoding 3-hydroxyacyl-ACP dehydratase FabZ, with amino-acid sequence MFDIKRIKELIPHRYPFLLVDRVIELEEGKRAVAIKNVTVNEPFFTGHFPEYPVMPGVLIVEALAQTSGIAMSSSEEDSNRIGLLTGIDNCRFKRQVKPGDQLRLEFEVTRVKGQIVKGNGTATVDGELVCQAEIMFAFSSK
- a CDS encoding glycoside hydrolase family 88 protein; amino-acid sequence: MEYHLTTDDRQWLEGIWGSIRKKMAVECERIGTDIPFEAENGKYIDMGKQDIYWWTNGFWPGMLWQMYHATGEELYRTTAEGVEARLDEALEGFKGLHHDVGFMWLHSAVANYRITGNEKSKIRGLHAASLLAGRYNPLGQFIRAWNSHSGNDCTGWIIIDCMMNIPLLYWASKEVNDPRFKAVAIHHADTVLKTTIRGDGSSNHIVMLDPENGEFIDNPGGQGFDSGSSWSRGQAWAVYGMALSYKHTGKTEYLDAAKQVAHYFIANVAETGYIPLVDFRAPAEPVCYDTTAGVCAACGLLEIAGHVSEYEKPLYIRSAIKILQATERKYCNWNPEEDSIVSGGTGAYHSEIKEIPIIYGDYFFIEAVLRLLDKDIFIW